The following are encoded together in the Piscinibacter lacus genome:
- a CDS encoding response regulator, producing MPSILAVDDSASMRQMVSFTLKSAGFQVTEAVDGRDAWDKAASHHYDLVLTDQNMPHLDGIGLTKKLREHPAFKATPILILTTESSDQMKQAGRAAGATGWMVKPFDPAKLIEVIRKVIR from the coding sequence ATGCCTTCCATCCTTGCCGTGGATGACTCCGCCTCGATGCGCCAGATGGTGAGCTTCACCCTCAAGAGCGCGGGCTTTCAGGTGACCGAGGCCGTCGATGGCCGGGACGCCTGGGACAAGGCGGCCTCGCACCACTACGACCTGGTGCTGACCGACCAGAACATGCCCCACCTCGACGGCATCGGCCTGACCAAGAAGCTGCGCGAGCACCCGGCCTTCAAGGCCACGCCCATCCTGATCCTGACCACCGAGTCCAGCGACCAGATGAAGCAGGCCGGCCGCGCGGCTGGGGCCACCGGCTGGATGGTCAAGCCCTTCGATCCGGCCAAGCTGATCGAAGTGATCCGCAAGGTCATCCGCTGA
- a CDS encoding chemotaxis protein CheW, translated as MGESPGMQGGSAAGIDLSQFYQVFFEEAGENLQQMEQLLLALDVAAPDDEQLNAIFRCAHSIKGGAATFGFSDVAELTHVMETLLDKLRRHELAATAGMVDVLLASGDALAGQLARHQAGGAGHSPDTAALRRQIAAYSQGESPAPQALAPAPAAQASAPGTVPAAAQPSAAPPQAEAGVHGAEAADVPVTVKGERILEMTLGPLERPGLADDVLSLFKEIEGLGQVEPVDGGLAADGLRRFKLITATADSELLDLFAFHIAREQVRLRPWAGEHIAPGYGFYAKAPGSPVQEEDPGYGFFDDAPGAPGSAAAAPEDGPARPAEAVAAAPAAAPSARAEAKPAGLEGTTLRVGLEKVDQLINLMGELVITQAMLAQHSRVLDPVQHQTLIAGLTALDRNTRDLQEAVMSIRMIPMGTVFSRFPRMLRDLAAKLGKEVELLTVGEATELDKGLVEKITDPLTHLVRNACDHGIELPEERRAKGKPEQGTITLAASHQGGSIVIEVRDDGKGLSRAKLLKKARERGLAVSEEMSDAEVWSLIFAPGFSTAEVVTDVSGRGVGMDVVKKNISALGGTVEIDSAEGHGMRVAVRLPLTLAIMDGMSVGVAEEVYILPLASVVESFQVTPQTVKTLGGTGRVVQVREEYMPVIELESLFHVPREDGQQPSHPIMVVVEAEGSRVAMMVDELLGQQQVVVKNLEANYRKVPDISGATIMGDGRVALILDVASLVRRSRH; from the coding sequence ATGGGCGAGTCCCCAGGCATGCAGGGCGGCAGCGCCGCCGGCATCGACCTCAGCCAGTTCTACCAAGTCTTCTTCGAGGAAGCCGGCGAGAACCTGCAGCAGATGGAGCAGTTGCTGCTGGCCCTCGACGTGGCCGCGCCGGACGATGAGCAGCTCAATGCCATCTTCCGCTGCGCCCATTCGATCAAGGGCGGCGCGGCCACCTTCGGCTTCAGCGATGTGGCCGAGCTGACCCATGTGATGGAGACCCTGCTCGACAAGCTGCGCCGCCACGAGCTGGCGGCCACCGCCGGCATGGTCGATGTGCTGCTGGCCTCGGGCGATGCCCTGGCCGGCCAGCTTGCCCGCCACCAGGCCGGCGGCGCCGGTCACAGCCCGGACACGGCTGCGCTGCGCCGGCAGATCGCCGCCTACAGCCAGGGCGAAAGCCCGGCGCCGCAGGCCCTGGCGCCTGCGCCCGCCGCGCAAGCCAGCGCGCCCGGCACGGTGCCGGCCGCGGCGCAGCCCAGCGCAGCCCCGCCGCAGGCCGAGGCCGGCGTGCACGGCGCCGAGGCGGCCGACGTGCCCGTCACCGTCAAGGGCGAACGCATCCTGGAAATGACGCTGGGCCCGCTGGAGCGGCCCGGCCTGGCCGACGATGTGCTGAGCCTGTTCAAGGAGATCGAGGGCCTGGGCCAGGTCGAGCCGGTCGATGGCGGCCTGGCCGCCGACGGCCTGCGCCGCTTCAAGCTGATCACCGCGACGGCCGACAGCGAGCTGCTGGACCTCTTCGCCTTCCACATCGCCCGCGAGCAGGTGCGGCTGCGGCCCTGGGCCGGCGAGCACATCGCGCCGGGCTACGGCTTCTATGCCAAGGCCCCGGGCTCGCCGGTGCAGGAGGAGGACCCGGGCTACGGCTTCTTCGACGACGCCCCCGGCGCCCCCGGCAGCGCAGCCGCCGCGCCCGAGGACGGCCCGGCCCGCCCGGCCGAGGCCGTGGCCGCTGCCCCGGCCGCCGCCCCCAGCGCCCGCGCCGAGGCCAAGCCCGCCGGCCTGGAAGGCACCACCCTGCGGGTGGGCCTGGAGAAGGTCGACCAGCTCATCAACCTGATGGGCGAGCTCGTCATCACCCAGGCCATGCTGGCCCAGCACAGCCGCGTGCTGGACCCCGTGCAGCACCAGACCCTGATCGCCGGCCTGACCGCGCTGGACCGCAACACCCGCGACCTGCAGGAAGCGGTGATGTCGATCCGCATGATTCCGATGGGCACGGTCTTCAGCCGCTTCCCGCGCATGTTGCGCGACCTGGCGGCCAAGCTCGGCAAGGAGGTCGAGCTGCTGACCGTCGGCGAGGCCACCGAGCTGGACAAGGGCCTGGTCGAGAAGATCACCGACCCGCTGACCCACCTGGTGCGCAATGCCTGCGACCACGGCATCGAGCTGCCCGAGGAACGCCGCGCCAAGGGCAAGCCCGAGCAGGGCACCATCACCCTGGCGGCCAGCCACCAGGGCGGCAGCATCGTCATCGAGGTGCGCGACGACGGCAAGGGCCTGTCGCGCGCCAAGCTGCTCAAGAAGGCCCGCGAGCGCGGCCTGGCCGTGAGCGAGGAGATGAGCGATGCCGAGGTCTGGTCGCTGATCTTCGCGCCGGGCTTCTCCACCGCCGAGGTGGTGACCGATGTGTCCGGCCGCGGCGTCGGCATGGACGTGGTCAAGAAGAACATCTCGGCGCTCGGCGGCACGGTCGAGATCGATTCGGCCGAGGGCCACGGCATGCGCGTGGCGGTGCGGCTGCCGCTGACGCTGGCCATCATGGACGGCATGAGCGTGGGCGTGGCCGAGGAGGTCTACATCCTGCCGCTGGCCAGCGTGGTCGAAAGCTTCCAGGTCACGCCGCAGACGGTCAAGACCCTGGGCGGCACCGGCCGCGTGGTGCAGGTGCGCGAGGAGTACATGCCGGTCATCGAGCTGGAGTCGCTCTTCCATGTGCCGCGCGAGGACGGCCAGCAGCCCTCGCATCCCATCATGGTCGTCGTCGAGGCCGAGGGCAGCCGCGTGGCCATGATGGTCGACGAACTGCTCGGCCAGCAGCAGGTGGTGGTGAAGAACCTCGAAGCCAACTACCGCAAGGTGCCCGACATCTCGGGCGCCACCATCATGGGAGACGGACGGGTCGCCTTGATCCTGGACGTGGCCTCCCTGGTGCGCCGCTCGCGCCACTGA
- a CDS encoding methyl-accepting chemotaxis protein, with product MLTQLKIGQRLGVGFAGLLLLLLAVLFVSLRQMSGIEHKLEAVSQVTMRTAELLADAGAAIDMRAIAARNLTLEQDPAAQKPEVERIHAAKSKLDASLADLSQLVASDPKATPQDVQMVQDLLALEKRYEPIAAEIVALATAQKQAEAIQQLTKSCMPLLNEILDKLHQFNESSRKEAMAETAAAMSSYQHSQQLMIALGLGAVMLLIGMGWALTRSVTRPLDRVVQATRTIASGDLSQAITIDGKDEVADVQRALADMQANLLKLITEVRNTTDGISTASTQIATGNLDLSSRTEQTASNLQETASSMEQLTGTVKQTADSARTANQLASSAATAAQRGGAVVTQVVSNMEDISASSKKIADIIGVIDGIAFQTNILALNAAVEAARAGEQGRGFAVVAGEVRNLAQRSAQAAKEIKGLIGDSVDKVESGARLVQDAGSTMEEIVSSVRRVSDIIGEITAASAEQSDGIGQVNQAVNNLDQMTQQNAALVEESSAAAESLREQAQRLQQAIGSFRLEQGAQVQAAQLIDRVRSSPRKAPAPASTAAKPAAPRPAAGKPAPRATAAPAARPAAAPRSTAAARPASPPAAAPAGDDDWTSF from the coding sequence ATGCTCACCCAACTGAAAATCGGCCAACGTCTCGGTGTTGGCTTCGCCGGGCTGCTGCTGCTGCTGTTGGCCGTGCTCTTCGTCAGCCTGAGACAGATGTCGGGCATCGAGCACAAGCTCGAAGCCGTCAGTCAGGTCACGATGCGCACCGCCGAACTGCTGGCCGACGCCGGGGCCGCGATTGACATGCGTGCGATCGCAGCCCGCAACCTGACCCTGGAGCAGGACCCCGCGGCCCAGAAGCCGGAGGTCGAGCGCATCCACGCGGCCAAGTCCAAGCTCGATGCCTCGCTGGCTGATCTGAGCCAACTGGTGGCCAGCGACCCCAAGGCCACTCCGCAGGACGTCCAGATGGTCCAGGACCTGCTGGCCCTGGAGAAGCGTTACGAGCCGATCGCCGCCGAGATCGTCGCGCTGGCCACCGCACAGAAGCAGGCCGAGGCCATCCAGCAGCTGACGAAGTCCTGCATGCCGCTGCTCAACGAGATCCTCGACAAGTTGCACCAGTTCAACGAGTCCTCGCGCAAGGAGGCGATGGCCGAGACCGCAGCGGCCATGAGCAGCTACCAGCATTCGCAGCAACTGATGATCGCCTTGGGCCTGGGCGCGGTGATGCTGCTGATCGGCATGGGCTGGGCGCTGACCCGCTCGGTCACCCGGCCGCTGGACCGGGTGGTCCAGGCCACCCGCACCATCGCCTCGGGCGACCTGAGCCAGGCCATCACCATCGACGGCAAGGATGAAGTGGCCGACGTGCAGCGCGCGCTGGCCGACATGCAGGCCAATCTGCTCAAGCTGATCACCGAGGTGCGCAACACCACTGACGGCATCTCGACGGCGAGCACGCAGATCGCCACCGGCAACCTCGACCTTTCCAGCCGCACCGAGCAGACGGCCTCCAACCTGCAGGAAACCGCCAGCTCGATGGAGCAGCTCACCGGCACCGTCAAGCAGACGGCCGACTCGGCCCGCACCGCCAATCAACTGGCGTCCTCGGCCGCGACGGCAGCGCAGCGCGGTGGCGCGGTGGTGACGCAGGTCGTCTCCAACATGGAGGACATCAGCGCCTCCAGCAAGAAGATCGCCGACATCATCGGCGTGATCGACGGCATCGCCTTCCAGACCAACATCCTGGCGCTGAACGCTGCGGTGGAAGCTGCCCGGGCCGGCGAGCAGGGCCGCGGCTTCGCGGTGGTGGCCGGCGAGGTGCGCAACCTGGCCCAGCGCAGCGCGCAGGCGGCCAAGGAGATCAAGGGCCTGATCGGCGACTCGGTCGACAAGGTCGAATCCGGCGCCCGCCTGGTGCAGGACGCGGGCAGCACCATGGAGGAGATCGTCTCCAGCGTGCGCCGGGTCAGCGACATCATCGGCGAGATCACCGCCGCCTCGGCCGAGCAGAGCGATGGCATCGGCCAAGTCAACCAGGCCGTCAACAACCTCGACCAGATGACGCAGCAGAACGCGGCCCTGGTGGAGGAAAGCAGCGCCGCCGCCGAATCGCTGCGCGAGCAGGCCCAGCGACTGCAACAGGCCATCGGCAGCTTCCGCCTGGAACAAGGCGCGCAGGTGCAGGCCGCCCAGTTGATCGACCGGGTGCGCAGCAGCCCGCGGAAGGCGCCGGCCCCGGCCTCGACCGCCGCGAAGCCGGCGGCGCCCCGGCCGGCTGCCGGCAAGCCCGCCCCGCGCGCCACGGCGGCCCCGGCCGCCCGACCGGCCGCTGCCCCGCGCTCGACGGCCGCCGCCCGCCCCGCCAGCCCGCCGGCCGCCGCCCCCGCGGGCGACGACGACTGGACCAGCTTCTGA
- a CDS encoding chemotaxis protein CheW: MDTLTAPRTNAPTPAAAAAPARTPSRNESSYGAAHGQTANAPGREYLSFCLGQEEYGIDILKVQEIRSYEAPTRIANAPSFLKGVINLRGVIVPVIDLRVKFGCEAEITAITAVVVLSVKGRIVGAVVDSVSDVLELPHALVKPAPEMGTLVDTSHLMGIANVNERMLILLDIESLMSSSELGLIDAASH; encoded by the coding sequence ATGGACACCCTGACCGCTCCCCGCACGAACGCCCCGACCCCGGCCGCGGCCGCAGCCCCCGCCCGCACGCCGTCCCGCAACGAAAGCTCCTACGGCGCGGCCCACGGCCAGACCGCGAATGCACCGGGCCGCGAGTACCTGAGCTTCTGCCTGGGCCAGGAGGAGTACGGCATCGACATCCTCAAGGTGCAGGAGATCCGCTCCTACGAGGCGCCGACCCGCATCGCCAATGCGCCCTCCTTCCTGAAGGGCGTGATCAATCTGCGCGGCGTGATCGTGCCGGTGATCGACCTGCGGGTGAAGTTCGGCTGCGAGGCCGAGATCACCGCCATCACTGCCGTGGTCGTGCTGAGCGTGAAGGGCCGGATCGTCGGCGCGGTGGTCGATTCGGTCAGCGACGTGCTGGAACTGCCGCATGCCCTGGTGAAGCCGGCGCCCGAGATGGGCACCCTGGTCGACACCAGCCACCTGATGGGCATCGCCAATGTGAACGAGCGCATGCTGATCCTGCTCGACATCGAATCGCTGATGTCGAGCAGCGAGCTGGGCCTGATCGACGCGGCCAGCCACTGA